Genomic DNA from Aphanothece sacrum FPU1:
TTGATATTGTTCCTGAAAATCAAATTTTAGATATTGATGATTTTGGGGTTTATACTTTAGGGAATGGAGAATTGAAAAGTATTATCAATCAAGAAAATCAGCTAATTGATACCAATATTATTGATGAGGTTTCTCATGAGTTTAGCGATATTTTTGAAAAATTAGTTGATTTAGAACTTGAGGACTAATCATAAATGAATTTTGATGAATGTTCAGAAAACATAAATCATAAGAGTATTTTAATTCAAGATAAAAAAGGTAAAAGTAAATTTTACTTAGAGAATAAGTCTCAACTTATGATAACCAAAATAATCGTGGATGGCTGTTTAAATATAACAGGAAAAAAGTGTGATTATCTAATCACTATTGATCATCCTTTAATCGAAATATATATTGAATTAAAAGGTCGTCGGGTTGATGAAGCTATAAAGCAGATTGAAAATACTATTCAGCAAGTTTCTAAGAATAAATATACAGGGACTAAATTTTGTTATATTGTTCATACTAAATGTCTTTTAACAACCCAAGAGATACAAAACTATACCAAGACATTTAAGAAAAATTATAATGCTACTCTGAGATTTAAACCATCAGGATTTAAAGAAAAAATAGTTGATATAATCGGGAAATCACGTATCTGATAACTAAAAATCTGTTAAAATAATTAATTGTTTCCTTAAATCTGACATTTAGCCTTACAATTTAATTATTTATTGCGATACTTGATAAATAAATAGCCGTGATCAAATTTATCAAAACAAAAATTATCCCCTCAAAAATAGCACAATTATTAATTCGTACTCTCATTAAATGGCAAGAAGATGAATGTTTAGAAATGGGGGCAGCATTAGCTTATTATGCTATTTTCTCTTTATTTCCTATTTTCCTTGTTATTCTCAGTATTTTCGGTTTAATCTTAGGTCCAAATACCAATGCTTATAGTCAAATTATATCCTTTGCAAATAGCTCATTACCAACAGATGCTTATAAAATTGTAGAAAGTACGTTAGTTAATTTGAATGAAAGTAGTGTCGGGGCTGGAATTATTGGATTTAGTATTTTATTTATGACAGCTAGTCGAATTTTTGGGGCTTTAGATAGGGCTGTTGATAAAATTTGGAAAGTTCATGAGGAAAAATCTACTTCGACAGGATTAATTTGGAAAATTATCAAAGTTATTAATAATCAAATTATAGCTTTTTTATTAGTTCTTAGCACGGCAGCATTAATTCTAGTCTCTTTATTATCTAATATTGCGATTAAAGTAATTTTAAAAATACTGAAAAATGTGGGAAATTTTATTCACTGGTTTAAAATAGATGAAGCCCTTCTCTGGAATACTTTGCAAGTGGGAATAACTTTTTTCCTCCTTACTTTAGTTGTTATGATATTATTTAAAATTTTACCTTCAACCCGCATAAAATGGGGTGATATCTGGTTAGGGGCTTTACTTACTGTTAGTTTATATTCTTTGTTACAAAGCTTAGTTAGTAATGGAGTTATTCGTATTGGTGAACAATTCCGCGCTTATGGGGTTATTGGTAGTGTAATGGTTCTTTTATTATGGATTTATTTAATTTGTCAAATCTTCTTTTTAGGGTGCGAATTTACCTATGTTTACACTCATTTATTTGGTAGTCGCAGTCAAAAATAAAATGAATTATGAATTATGAATTATGAATTATGAATTATGAATGGTTTTGTTTTGTTTTGCAGATAATGGTGGTAATGACGGCGATAAGTTCTTCTGTTTCTTGGGTGAGAGAGTGAATGCGGTTTGTCGGAACAATCTCTGATTTTTCTAGCAAGCGCAACCAATATAGACTTTCCCTTGCTTCTTTTTGAGCGATACTCATTTTATGAATGAAATCAGCTTTACTTTGTCCTGACTGTGCCTCTTCTATATTAGCTCCAATGGAAGTGGCAGATCTTAAATATTGTTTTCCTAGTATCCAACCTGCACCATCTTTTCCTTCCTGTAAAAATTGATATAATTTAATTGCTCGGAGGGCATAGTCAAAAGAACGTTCCCGAATATTCCTTGGTTTGTCTTCTCTTCTTTCATAATTCATAATTCATAATTCATAATTCATAATTCATAATTCATAATTCATAATTCATAATTCATAATTCATAATTCATAATTCATAATTCATAATTCATAATTCATAATTCATAATTCATAATTCATAATTCATAATTCATAATTCATAATTCATAATTCATAATTCATAATTCATAATTCATAATTCATAATTCATAATTCATAATTCATAATTCATAATTCATAATTCATAATTCTCCCTGACTAATTCTGCTAATTTTTGTGCGCTGTCAATTACAGCTAATTCTTGAGTTTTTTGAGCCATTTTTTGCAGTTGATCTGGATTTTTTAATAAATTTACAACTACTTCTTCTAACACTTTAGCCGTTAACTCTTTTTGAGGATATAAATAAGCTGCCCCAGCTTCAGCAAATACCCGTCCATTATAAGTTTGATGATCTTCAGCCGCAAACGGATAAGGAATTAAAATAGCTGGCGTTTCAGTAATAGCTAATTCTGTCAAAGTTCCGGCCCCTGCGCGACTAACCGCTAAATTAGCCCGTTGTAATAACCCCGCCATATTGTCATAAAATGGCAAAGCCAAATAATGAGGATGGGTTAAACTTCCAGCATCAGGATCATTATTCCCCGTCAAATGGACGATATAAGCCCCTAATTCCAGCCAAGAGGGAACACATTGACGCACCAATTGATTAACAGATACAGCCCCTTGAGAACCCCCTACAACTACAATTAAAGGCACATTCTCAGGAATTGGTAAATCTAACGGTTGAGGAGTGTAAAATTGCGATCGCACAGGGGTACTGACCCATTGAGTATTAGCTTGGGGCAAATATTTCGCCGTTCCTGCAAAACCCAAGGCGACCGTATCACAAAAACGACTCAATAACTTAGTGACTTTGCCAGGAATATAATTTGATTCGTGAATAATTGCCGGAATTCCTTGTAAACGGGCCGCTAAAATAGCCGGACTGGCAATATATCCCCCCGTTG
This window encodes:
- the murG gene encoding undecaprenyldiphospho-muramoylpentapeptide beta-N-acetylglucosaminyltransferase; the encoded protein is MVRLLIAASGTGGHLFPALALAENLPDYDIQWLGVPNRLEQTLVGDRYPLHTVAVEGFQGSSPVKNLQIFLRLVRAVFQVRRLIKEQQIDLVFTTGGYIASPAILAARLQGIPAIIHESNYIPGKVTKLLSRFCDTVALGFAGTAKYLPQANTQWVSTPVRSQFYTPQPLDLPIPENVPLIVVVGGSQGAVSVNQLVRQCVPSWLELGAYIVHLTGNNDPDAGSLTHPHYLALPFYDNMAGLLQRANLAVSRAGAGTLTELAITETPAILIPYPFAAEDHQTYNGRVFAEAGAAYLYPQKELTAKVLEEVVVNLLKNPDQLQKMAQKTQELAVIDSAQKLAELVRENYEL
- a CDS encoding YihY/virulence factor BrkB family protein — encoded protein: MIKFIKTKIIPSKIAQLLIRTLIKWQEDECLEMGAALAYYAIFSLFPIFLVILSIFGLILGPNTNAYSQIISFANSSLPTDAYKIVESTLVNLNESSVGAGIIGFSILFMTASRIFGALDRAVDKIWKVHEEKSTSTGLIWKIIKVINNQIIAFLLVLSTAALILVSLLSNIAIKVILKILKNVGNFIHWFKIDEALLWNTLQVGITFFLLTLVVMILFKILPSTRIKWGDIWLGALLTVSLYSLLQSLVSNGVIRIGEQFRAYGVIGSVMVLLLWIYLICQIFFLGCEFTYVYTHLFGSRSQK
- a CDS encoding four helix bundle protein, with amino-acid sequence MNYERREDKPRNIRERSFDYALRAIKLYQFLQEGKDGAGWILGKQYLRSATSIGANIEEAQSGQSKADFIHKMSIAQKEARESLYWLRLLEKSEIVPTNRIHSLTQETEELIAVITTIICKTKQNHS